The following DNA comes from Salvelinus sp. IW2-2015 linkage group LG1, ASM291031v2, whole genome shotgun sequence.
ctcctccctccctccctctcctccctcccctcccccttccctctctgtaAAGTGCAAGGTCTTACCTGTGGGGCTTAGTGGCAAGCGTTAGTTTGTTGGTTTACGAGTAGAaaaaaggagaaggaagagacgGTGGGAGGAAGGAAGAGCGCAAGAGCGgacaggggaggaagggggagaggccAGAGGCTGAGagcggggaggagggagagagaggcggacaggggggaggagggagaggcagatgcggacaaggggaggaaggagaggcagaggcGGAGAGTGGGAGGAAGCGGAGAGGGCAAGAGCGCcggagaagggggaggaagggagagcagCCGagcggagagggggaggaaggagaggcaggaggcggacagggggaggggagaggcagagcggaaagggggaggaagggagagggcagAGCGCGGACAAGGGGGAGGAAGGGGCAGAGGCCAGAGCGGACCGAGGGGGATGGAAGGGAGAAGGCCAGAGTGGACAGCGTGGGAGGAATGGGAAGAGGCAGGAGCGgacagggggagaaggagaggagaggtaagcgGCGAGTAGGTCGAGAGGCAGAGCggagagaggcggaggagagCGGGAGGGGGGAGGCAGAGGGACAGGGCGAGGAACGTAGAGGCAGCAGAgcgtgagagaggggaggaggagaggcgcagggcggagagggggaggaaggggag
Coding sequences within:
- the LOC139027543 gene encoding octapeptide-repeat protein T2-like, translating into MLKKKGEGRDGGRKEERKSGQGRKGERPEAESGEEGERGGQGGGGRGRCGQGEEGEAEAESGRKRRGQERRRRGRKGEQPSGEGEEGEAGGGQGEGRGRAERGRKGEGRARTRGRKGQRPERTEGDGREKARVDSVGGMGRGRSGQGEKERRGKRRVGREAERREAEESGRGEAEGQGEERRGSRA